The window TACCTTGAGCGATAATCTTCCATCTTCCAACTTCGCATAAATAGTCTGCCCGTCTTCCACCTGGGCGACTTGACGCACAAGATTTCCTTCCGTATCGGTCAGCATACTGTACCCTCTTCGAACGGCATCTTCGGGATCGAGCATCCGAAGCCTCTTCTCTGCAAGAACGAACCGATGCCGTTTCTCGGTCAATGCTTTTTCCGCCCGCTTAACGATCTGCTCCCGCAAAAAATCGACCGTCTGTCCTTTCCGCTCGACGGATACAGCAAGTCGCTTCATCATCTTCTCTGCCGAATATTGACGATATGAAGTTTCTTTCTCGCGCAAAGATCGTCTTACAGCCTGCAGCATACGATTCTGCTGTGCCATGATCTGCATCTGCCATTCAGCATGATCTAATACGGTAAGCTCTGCCGCATGAGACGGTGTCGCCGCACGCATATCTGCCGCAAAATCCGTCAACGTGAAGTCTGTTTCATGTCCGACTGCCGACACGATCGGAATATTAGACGATGCCACAGCACGTACTGTCAACTCTT of the Selenomonadales bacterium genome contains:
- the xseA gene encoding exodeoxyribonuclease VII large subunit, which produces EQLKAKLEAEGLFDTVRKKRLPLLAKKIGIVTSATGAVLRDILKVGKRRNPNAEFILCPVQVQGDKASGQIAEAIRMFNEEYPVDVLIVGRGGGSMEDLWPFNEELTVRAVASSNIPIVSAVGHETDFTLTDFAADMRAATPSHAAELTVLDHAEWQMQIMAQQNRMLQAVRRSLREKETSYRQYSAEKMMKRLAVSVERKGQTVDFLREQIVKRAEKALTEKRHRFVLAEKRLRMLDPEDAVRRGYSMLTDTEGNLVRQVAQVEDGQTIYAKLEDGRLSLKVVEREIQHEKNREK